A single genomic interval of Sinorhizobium garamanticum harbors:
- a CDS encoding LysR substrate-binding domain-containing protein has translation MENRLLDRIPLEAFRVFDAASRHMNFSRAGRELNITQAAVSRRIKTLEDHLGSPLFSRRGKNLELTPQGERLFQRVRASLDYLEESLEPFRGASGQTISIAASGSVSHLWLGTRLREFGKENPGISIRLLTTDSPSELASENNDLVILYSTGDHPRWSLTLLMAEELAPVASPDYLAARSLQAAELQPEAIAALDLIDYDRFNAHWISFQKWFERIEPSRHGARPRPKYTFSTYVMAIDAALRGDGVALGSLGLVREHLNDGRLAMLGQRSLASGYGYYLGLPRNRPSTDEVLRLHAALSRPA, from the coding sequence ATGGAAAACCGTCTGCTCGATCGCATTCCGCTGGAAGCCTTCCGCGTCTTCGATGCCGCGAGCCGGCACATGAACTTTTCCCGCGCCGGTCGCGAGCTCAACATCACCCAGGCGGCCGTCAGCCGTCGCATCAAGACGCTTGAGGATCACCTTGGAAGTCCACTCTTCAGCCGTCGCGGCAAGAACCTGGAACTGACACCGCAAGGCGAGAGGCTTTTCCAGCGAGTCCGCGCCTCGCTCGACTATCTCGAGGAAAGCCTAGAACCTTTCCGCGGCGCTTCCGGCCAGACGATCTCGATCGCCGCCAGCGGCTCGGTCTCCCACCTCTGGCTCGGTACGCGATTACGTGAATTCGGCAAGGAGAACCCCGGTATTTCCATCCGTCTCTTGACAACCGACAGCCCCTCCGAACTTGCCTCGGAAAACAACGACCTCGTCATCCTCTACTCAACCGGAGACCACCCGCGCTGGTCGCTGACCCTGTTGATGGCCGAGGAGTTGGCACCGGTCGCCTCGCCCGACTATCTCGCCGCCCGGAGCCTTCAAGCGGCCGAGCTGCAACCCGAGGCCATAGCCGCCCTCGATCTCATCGACTACGACCGCTTCAACGCTCACTGGATTTCGTTCCAGAAGTGGTTTGAGCGGATCGAGCCCTCCCGGCACGGCGCAAGGCCGCGTCCGAAATATACGTTCTCGACCTATGTGATGGCGATCGATGCGGCCCTGCGCGGCGACGGCGTGGCGCTCGGCAGCCTTGGGCTGGTGCGGGAACATCTCAACGATGGCCGACTGGCGATGCTCGGCCAACGCAGCCTCGCCTCCGGCTACGGCTATTATCTCGGCCTGCCGCGCAACCGGCCGTCGACGGACGAGGTGCTTCGACTCCATGCCGCGCTGAGCAGGCCGGCATGA
- a CDS encoding iron-containing alcohol dehydrogenase, producing the protein MQFSMSFIPEIRFGENIHQTLGLAARTLGVKRAIIVIDVFLAQSGLSECVTNALEQEGIRARLFSEFSGEPKLAHLHAALETAAGCDLVVGIGGGSALDIAKIVACCAASGKDPMHYALAANPLPKKTLKKILVPTTAGTGSETSATNIFSGPEGKKLWIWGAETKADLVLLDPTLTVTLPANLTAWCGLDAFVHAFEAATNRNSHSGAQFYAHEALRLITGALETAVKEPGNLEARGKVLLGSCYAGIAIDNCGTAIAHNISHALAGLAPVHHGLATALGFEATIGWLVEADTADLDRAASACGVDKAADLPAFVSDLMDRCGVARALPRAFDAFHVDDLAREMKAPENRPMRRSTIRDVTDAEIDRFAAKMMALAKGQ; encoded by the coding sequence TTGCAGTTCTCCATGTCGTTCATTCCGGAAATTCGCTTCGGAGAGAATATTCATCAGACCCTTGGCCTCGCCGCAAGGACGCTTGGCGTGAAACGCGCGATCATCGTTATCGATGTCTTTCTCGCGCAATCCGGTTTGAGCGAATGTGTTACGAATGCCCTCGAGCAGGAGGGCATCCGCGCCCGCCTCTTCTCGGAATTCAGCGGAGAGCCGAAACTTGCCCACCTGCACGCGGCGCTTGAAACGGCTGCGGGTTGCGATCTTGTCGTAGGCATCGGCGGCGGCTCGGCGCTCGACATCGCCAAGATCGTCGCCTGTTGCGCGGCATCTGGCAAGGATCCGATGCACTATGCGCTCGCCGCCAATCCGCTACCCAAAAAAACCTTGAAGAAGATCCTGGTGCCGACGACGGCGGGTACCGGATCAGAGACCTCCGCCACCAACATCTTTTCAGGACCGGAAGGCAAGAAGCTCTGGATCTGGGGGGCCGAGACAAAGGCCGATCTGGTGCTGCTTGATCCAACGCTGACCGTGACCCTGCCCGCCAATCTTACCGCCTGGTGCGGGCTCGATGCGTTCGTCCACGCTTTCGAAGCGGCGACCAATCGCAATTCGCACAGCGGCGCCCAGTTCTATGCGCATGAGGCGCTGCGGCTGATTACCGGCGCGCTGGAGACAGCGGTCAAGGAGCCCGGCAATCTGGAGGCGCGGGGCAAGGTGCTGCTCGGCTCCTGCTATGCCGGTATTGCCATCGACAATTGCGGCACGGCGATCGCGCATAACATCAGCCATGCTTTGGCCGGGCTTGCGCCGGTGCATCACGGGCTCGCGACGGCGCTTGGGTTCGAGGCGACGATCGGCTGGCTCGTGGAGGCGGACACGGCCGATCTCGACCGTGCGGCGAGCGCTTGCGGCGTTGACAAGGCCGCCGATCTCCCTGCCTTCGTCTCTGATCTGATGGACCGCTGCGGCGTCGCGCGTGCTTTGCCGAGAGCGTTCGACGCATTTCACGTCGATGATCTCGCCCGCGAGATGAAAGCTCCGGAAAACCGACCCATGCGCCGCTCAACGATTCGCGACGTGACGGATGCCGAAATCGACCGCTTTGCGGCGAAGATGATGGCGCTGGCGAAAGGACAATGA
- a CDS encoding aldehyde dehydrogenase, whose protein sequence is MAKEYTRAYWESLLAELKPEGRHFIDGAHRASASGATFTRLRPMDGKPGARLARGNAADVDAAVAAARAAFESGIWRKKEPLEKKKIMLKWADLIRQHGEELALLETLDVGKPIMASLNVDVRLAADCIQYYGEMIDKLYDEIAPTGPNARALVRKVPLGVIGAITPWNYPLIIDAWKLGPAIATGNSVVLKPAEQSSLSAVRLAELAMEAGLPAGVFNVVTGYGEEAGKPLALHMDVDMIAFTGSTEVGKLIMGYAAQSNVKRVALELGGKSPLVVFEDADLDAAASAAAWGCFYNSGETCHASTRLIVQRSVQETLIEKIEAVTRGEITLGHPLDPSAQIGALIEEEHMNKVLSMIDAGERDGGRRAFGAERVMSETGGYYVSPGVFVDVTNDMTLARREIFGPVLAAIAFDTEEEALRIANDTIYGLAGAVFTRDMDRAHRFSEAIHAGTVWINSYDISNFATPFGGFKQSGFGRDRSVHAIDKYCDYKTIWQQFG, encoded by the coding sequence ATGGCGAAGGAATACACGCGCGCCTATTGGGAAAGCCTCCTTGCCGAACTGAAGCCCGAGGGTCGGCATTTCATCGATGGCGCGCACAGGGCCTCCGCGTCTGGCGCGACGTTCACGCGTCTCCGGCCGATGGATGGAAAGCCGGGCGCCAGGCTAGCCCGTGGTAACGCCGCCGATGTCGATGCGGCGGTCGCGGCTGCCCGCGCTGCGTTTGAGAGCGGCATCTGGCGCAAAAAGGAGCCGCTAGAAAAGAAGAAGATCATGCTCAAATGGGCGGATCTCATCCGGCAGCATGGCGAGGAGCTCGCTTTGCTGGAAACGCTCGATGTCGGCAAGCCGATCATGGCGTCTCTCAACGTCGATGTCCGCCTTGCAGCAGACTGCATCCAGTACTACGGCGAGATGATCGACAAACTCTATGACGAGATCGCGCCGACCGGGCCGAACGCGCGCGCCTTGGTGCGGAAAGTGCCTCTCGGCGTCATCGGCGCGATCACGCCGTGGAACTATCCGCTGATTATCGACGCCTGGAAGCTTGGGCCGGCGATCGCGACCGGCAATTCGGTCGTCCTGAAGCCGGCCGAACAGTCTTCGCTCTCTGCCGTCCGGCTTGCGGAACTCGCAATGGAGGCGGGGCTTCCGGCGGGTGTGTTCAACGTCGTCACCGGATACGGCGAGGAGGCTGGCAAGCCGCTGGCGCTGCACATGGATGTCGACATGATCGCCTTTACCGGCTCGACCGAGGTTGGCAAGCTGATCATGGGCTATGCCGCGCAATCGAACGTCAAGCGCGTGGCGCTGGAATTGGGCGGCAAGTCGCCGCTCGTCGTCTTCGAGGACGCCGATCTCGATGCGGCGGCAAGTGCTGCCGCCTGGGGCTGCTTCTACAATTCCGGCGAAACCTGCCACGCATCGACGCGCCTGATCGTCCAGCGCTCGGTGCAGGAGACGCTGATCGAAAAGATCGAGGCGGTAACCAGAGGCGAGATCACGCTCGGCCATCCGCTCGATCCTTCGGCGCAGATCGGAGCATTGATCGAGGAGGAGCACATGAACAAGGTGCTTTCGATGATCGACGCCGGCGAAAGGGATGGCGGGCGCCGTGCCTTTGGCGCCGAGCGCGTGATGAGCGAAACCGGCGGCTATTATGTTTCGCCCGGCGTCTTCGTGGACGTGACCAACGACATGACGCTCGCGCGCCGGGAAATCTTCGGGCCGGTGCTCGCCGCCATTGCTTTCGACACGGAGGAGGAGGCGCTGAGGATCGCCAATGACACCATCTACGGGTTGGCGGGCGCCGTCTTCACCCGTGACATGGACCGGGCGCATCGCTTCTCCGAGGCGATTCATGCGGGCACTGTGTGGATCAACAGCTACGACATATCGAATTTCGCGACTCCCTTCGGCGGCTTCAAGCAATCCGGCTTCGGCCGCGACCGCTCGGTGCATGCGATCGACAAATATTGCGACTACAAGACCATCTGGCAGCAGTTTGGCTAA
- a CDS encoding mandelate racemase/muconate lactonizing enzyme family protein produces MSKIVSIEITHHRLPLDPPFKASWDGRPRKHFDATIVRVRDDEGREGIGSGDLMKGFEGHEDLFIGEDPRHVERHYEVLSHISFHYGRCWPMDLALWDLAGKITGEPVWRMLGGRADRVRLYASSGVLRDAGAMAAQAESYLEEGFPAMKVRFTSSGGGRDGWWEDVRALEAIRARVGARLELMVDCNQGWRMPWDTTLAWTFKDALTVAMELERLGVYWMEEPLHRSDRKGMRRLSDATSVRIAGGEMTRELYEFRDIIEERAFDVIQPDVALVGGITGCRRLAWQAREAGVMFTPHSWTNGIGVLANAHLTAGVGDAPWLEYPYDNPEWSGERRDYPMAVPLRHARGWLDLGEAPGLGIVLDEERLKATRIG; encoded by the coding sequence ATGAGCAAGATCGTTTCCATCGAGATCACCCATCACCGCCTGCCGCTCGATCCGCCGTTCAAGGCAAGCTGGGACGGGCGCCCGCGCAAACACTTCGATGCGACGATCGTCCGGGTGCGCGATGACGAGGGCCGCGAGGGGATCGGCTCCGGCGACCTCATGAAGGGCTTCGAGGGTCACGAAGATCTTTTCATCGGCGAGGATCCGCGTCATGTCGAGCGGCACTACGAGGTGCTGTCGCATATCAGCTTCCACTATGGCCGCTGCTGGCCGATGGATCTGGCGCTCTGGGACCTGGCCGGCAAGATCACAGGCGAGCCCGTGTGGCGCATGCTTGGCGGGCGGGCGGACCGCGTCCGTCTTTATGCATCGTCGGGCGTTCTGCGTGATGCCGGCGCGATGGCGGCGCAGGCAGAAAGCTATCTGGAGGAAGGTTTTCCGGCGATGAAGGTCCGCTTCACCTCGTCCGGCGGCGGCCGCGACGGCTGGTGGGAAGATGTGCGGGCGCTGGAGGCAATCCGGGCGCGGGTCGGCGCCCGGCTGGAACTGATGGTCGACTGCAATCAGGGCTGGCGCATGCCCTGGGATACGACGCTTGCCTGGACCTTCAAGGATGCGTTGACGGTAGCGATGGAACTGGAACGGCTCGGCGTCTACTGGATGGAGGAGCCGCTGCATCGCTCCGACCGGAAAGGCATGAGACGGTTGAGCGATGCGACATCTGTCCGCATCGCCGGCGGAGAGATGACGCGCGAGCTTTATGAATTCCGCGACATCATCGAGGAGCGGGCCTTCGACGTGATCCAGCCGGACGTGGCGCTGGTCGGCGGCATCACTGGATGCCGCCGGCTCGCCTGGCAGGCGCGCGAGGCGGGCGTGATGTTCACGCCGCACTCCTGGACCAACGGTATCGGCGTGCTGGCAAACGCACACCTGACGGCGGGCGTCGGCGATGCGCCCTGGCTCGAATATCCTTACGACAATCCGGAGTGGAGCGGGGAGCGCCGTGACTATCCGATGGCAGTGCCGCTCCGACATGCGAGGGGCTGGCTCGATCTTGGCGAAGCGCCCGGCCTCGGCATCGTTCTCGATGAGGAGAGATTGAAGGCGACCCGGATCGGCTGA
- a CDS encoding acyltransferase family protein, translated as MLVEPNIRAVPRRDDIQGLRAIGALLVAIYHIWIGRVSGGVDVFFIVSGYLLIGSLARQAEAGHHVDLVLFATKLARRILPSSFLVIAVIAMSAPFWLPRMRWQTGMHQIAASSVYLENWLLATAAIDYLARDEVGSPVQHYWAMSAQVQCLLILAAGVAIFTLIRRRPSRTELLVFLICVFALSLAYSIYSTSRNQAFAYFDTFARIWEFALGGITRLLLPGIIMSPTLRIIGGWVGLAAILSCGILLEISTVFPGYAALWPTLAAAAILACGDGPPLRFGVASLLGARPLTWLGDISYCLYLWHWPILVFYLTYTYQTSAGPIEGTIVLIVSIVLSYLTTRIVEARFPRRKEDERPLQTAFGAIVALAVIAAGLFVWRVEAAQSMAEERLRVVDPERYPGSAIKGLAAGSSDIPVHPGPMTAKWDDADVYRDGCHQSLLGSTLLSCSYGPRDASHTLALVGGSHSVHWLPALQGVLQRHPEWKIVTYTKSSCVLSSEESSEAPAYRDACTKWNELLMERLLTTRPDLIFTTSTRVIDGIEEVPAGYQRQWEKLVAAGIPVVAMRDTPWFGFDVPECVEINGRFSPKCTVERDLVLAPISPTRAASFKENLHFLDFSDYFCTAEICPAVIGNVQVYYDKHHVTATYMRTLSEELARQLAPLFRDAKPLAQK; from the coding sequence GTGCTAGTCGAGCCGAATATTCGTGCTGTACCGCGGCGCGATGACATTCAGGGCCTGCGGGCAATCGGCGCGCTTCTGGTCGCGATATATCACATATGGATCGGCCGGGTTTCCGGTGGTGTCGATGTGTTCTTCATCGTCTCCGGCTATCTGCTTATTGGGTCGCTGGCGCGCCAGGCGGAAGCCGGGCATCACGTGGACCTCGTCCTCTTTGCCACCAAGTTGGCCCGTCGGATTCTACCCTCATCCTTTTTGGTGATTGCTGTGATCGCAATGTCGGCGCCGTTTTGGCTGCCCAGAATGCGATGGCAAACCGGGATGCATCAGATTGCGGCCAGCTCGGTATATCTGGAGAATTGGCTACTGGCGACTGCGGCGATCGACTATCTCGCACGAGACGAAGTGGGGAGCCCGGTCCAGCACTACTGGGCAATGTCCGCCCAGGTCCAATGCCTGCTGATTTTGGCAGCGGGTGTTGCCATATTTACTTTGATAAGGCGTCGGCCGTCGCGCACTGAGCTGTTGGTGTTTCTCATATGTGTGTTCGCGCTGTCGTTAGCCTACTCGATCTACAGCACGTCCCGAAACCAGGCATTCGCCTACTTCGACACCTTTGCACGGATCTGGGAATTCGCGCTTGGTGGGATCACTCGCCTGTTGCTGCCTGGTATTATTATGTCGCCAACGCTGCGGATCATCGGCGGATGGGTTGGTTTGGCAGCTATTTTGAGTTGCGGCATCCTGCTTGAAATATCGACTGTTTTTCCCGGCTACGCCGCGCTCTGGCCGACACTCGCCGCCGCTGCGATCCTTGCTTGTGGCGATGGTCCGCCGTTGCGGTTCGGCGTCGCAAGTTTGCTGGGTGCGCGACCGCTCACGTGGCTTGGGGACATATCCTACTGTCTGTATCTCTGGCACTGGCCAATCCTCGTCTTCTATCTCACCTACACGTATCAAACCTCGGCCGGTCCAATAGAGGGCACGATCGTCCTGATCGTCTCTATCGTCCTCTCCTATCTCACGACCCGAATCGTGGAGGCACGTTTTCCCCGACGGAAGGAGGATGAGCGCCCTTTGCAAACGGCGTTCGGAGCGATTGTCGCCCTTGCTGTGATTGCTGCGGGCCTGTTCGTCTGGAGAGTAGAGGCTGCTCAAAGCATGGCCGAGGAGCGGCTGCGTGTCGTGGATCCCGAGCGTTACCCCGGTTCGGCTATCAAGGGGCTCGCGGCGGGTTCGAGTGATATCCCCGTCCATCCTGGGCCAATGACCGCAAAGTGGGACGATGCAGACGTGTATCGGGACGGTTGCCACCAGTCGCTGCTGGGCAGCACCTTGCTCAGTTGCAGTTATGGACCGAGAGACGCAAGCCACACTCTGGCGCTCGTTGGCGGTTCGCACAGCGTGCATTGGCTACCTGCACTACAGGGCGTCTTGCAGCGGCATCCAGAGTGGAAAATCGTCACCTACACCAAGAGCAGTTGCGTCCTGAGTTCGGAGGAATCGTCCGAGGCACCCGCATATCGCGATGCGTGCACCAAGTGGAACGAACTGCTAATGGAACGATTGTTGACGACAAGGCCGGATCTGATTTTCACCACATCCACGCGGGTGATCGATGGCATCGAGGAAGTTCCCGCTGGTTATCAACGGCAATGGGAGAAGCTGGTGGCCGCGGGAATTCCTGTCGTGGCAATGCGCGACACGCCCTGGTTTGGCTTTGACGTTCCCGAGTGCGTGGAAATCAATGGTCGCTTCTCGCCGAAATGCACGGTGGAGCGGGATTTGGTGCTCGCTCCGATCAGTCCGACACGCGCGGCGTCCTTCAAGGAAAACCTGCATTTCCTGGACTTTTCCGATTACTTCTGCACCGCTGAAATTTGCCCTGCAGTCATTGGCAATGTGCAGGTCTATTACGACAAGCATCACGTAACGGCGACCTATATGCGCACGTTGAGCGAAGAGCTTGCTCGTCAGCTTGCCCCGCTATTCCGCGACGCGAAACCCTTGGCGCAAAAATGA
- a CDS encoding metal ABC transporter permease, with protein MMSLDMLLVVFEFEFMRNALLISVLVAIPTAMLSCFLVLKGWSLMGDAISHAVFPGVVISYIVGLPLAVGAFAAGMCCALLTGYLKENSRIKQDTVMGIVFSGMFGFGLVLYTKIQSDVHLDHILFGDMLGIGWGDILETGIIALVAAGILGLKWRDLLLHAFDPAQARAVGLPVGWLHYGLLAILSLTIVGALKAVGLILAIAMLIAPGAIAFLLTRTFGGMLIVAVLVAVVASFAGVYLSFFIDSAPAPTIVMLMTVIFLAAFAYSTWRTARLAGSLNSNHQRSHD; from the coding sequence ATGATGTCGCTCGACATGCTTCTCGTCGTTTTCGAATTCGAGTTCATGCGCAACGCGCTGCTGATCTCGGTCCTGGTCGCGATCCCGACGGCGATGCTCTCCTGTTTCCTCGTCCTCAAGGGCTGGTCGCTGATGGGCGACGCAATCTCGCACGCGGTCTTTCCCGGCGTCGTCATTTCCTACATCGTCGGCCTGCCGCTCGCGGTCGGCGCCTTTGCCGCCGGCATGTGCTGCGCGCTCCTGACCGGCTATCTCAAGGAAAACAGCCGCATCAAGCAGGACACGGTGATGGGCATCGTCTTTTCCGGCATGTTCGGTTTCGGCCTGGTGCTCTACACCAAGATCCAGAGCGATGTGCATCTCGACCACATCCTTTTCGGCGACATGCTCGGCATCGGCTGGGGCGACATCCTGGAAACGGGCATCATTGCGCTTGTTGCCGCCGGCATTCTCGGGCTCAAGTGGCGCGACCTGCTGCTGCACGCTTTCGATCCCGCCCAGGCGCGCGCCGTCGGGTTGCCGGTCGGATGGCTGCACTACGGGCTGCTTGCGATCCTGTCGCTGACGATCGTCGGTGCACTGAAGGCGGTCGGCCTCATCCTCGCGATCGCGATGCTGATTGCGCCCGGCGCGATCGCCTTTCTGCTCACGCGCACATTCGGCGGCATGCTGATCGTCGCGGTGCTCGTCGCCGTCGTCGCCTCTTTCGCCGGGGTCTACCTGTCCTTCTTCATCGACAGCGCTCCCGCGCCGACCATCGTGATGCTAATGACGGTGATCTTCCTCGCCGCCTTCGCCTATTCCACCTGGAGGACGGCACGCCTGGCGGGCTCGTTGAATTCAAACCATCAGCGCTCTCATGACTAG
- a CDS encoding metal ABC transporter permease produces MIAALTEPFTYSYMLNAMWVSALVGAVCAFLSAYLMLKGWSLIGDALSHSIVPGVAGAYMLGLPFSLGAFFSGALAAAAMLFLNQRTRLKEDTIIGLIFTSFFGLGLFMVSLSPTSVNIQTIVLGNILAITPADTLQLAIIGVASLAILFAKWKDLMVTFFDESHARSIGINTTFLKVLFFTLLSASTVAALQTVGAFLVVAMVVTPGATAYLLTDRFPKLITISVAIGALTSFVGAYASYFLDGATGGIIIVLQTLIFLLAFIFAPKHGLIAARRRVSEALEVAR; encoded by the coding sequence ATGATTGCGGCCCTCACCGAACCCTTCACCTACAGCTACATGCTCAACGCCATGTGGGTCAGCGCACTCGTCGGGGCGGTCTGCGCCTTCCTCTCGGCCTATCTCATGCTCAAGGGCTGGTCGCTGATCGGCGACGCGCTTTCCCACTCGATCGTGCCCGGGGTCGCCGGTGCCTACATGCTGGGGCTTCCTTTTTCGCTCGGCGCCTTCTTTTCCGGCGCGCTTGCCGCAGCCGCCATGCTGTTCCTGAACCAGCGCACACGGCTGAAGGAGGACACCATCATCGGCCTCATCTTCACCTCCTTCTTCGGCCTCGGCCTTTTCATGGTGTCGCTGTCGCCAACCTCGGTGAACATCCAGACGATCGTGCTCGGCAATATCCTCGCCATCACCCCGGCCGACACACTGCAGCTCGCCATCATCGGCGTCGCTTCGCTGGCAATCCTCTTCGCGAAATGGAAAGACCTGATGGTGACCTTCTTCGACGAGAGCCATGCCCGTTCGATCGGCATCAACACGACCTTCCTGAAGGTGCTGTTCTTCACGCTGCTCTCGGCCTCTACGGTCGCCGCCCTTCAGACCGTCGGCGCCTTTCTCGTCGTTGCCATGGTCGTGACGCCCGGGGCGACCGCTTATCTGCTCACCGACCGCTTTCCGAAGCTGATCACGATCAGCGTGGCGATCGGCGCGCTCACGAGCTTTGTCGGCGCCTATGCAAGCTATTTTCTCGATGGCGCGACCGGCGGCATCATCATCGTGCTGCAGACGCTGATCTTCCTTCTCGCCTTCATCTTCGCTCCGAAGCATGGGCTGATCGCCGCCCGCCGCCGTGTGTCCGAGGCCCTGGAGGTCGCACGATGA
- a CDS encoding manganese/iron ABC transporter ATP-binding protein — protein sequence MNLQVKARATPPPPASTDEGSGIRVRGATVAYRTGHRALRDASFEIPTGTITGLVGVNGSGKSTLFKAIMGFVRLAQGEISILGLSVSAALKRNLVAYVPQAEEVDWSFPVLVEDVVMMGRYGHMNMLRIPKKADHDAVEAALARVGMSDFRKRQIGELSGGQKKRVFLARALAQDGRVILLDEPFTGVDVKTEDAIIRLLIGLRDEGRVMLVSTHNLGSVPEFCDRTVLLKNTVLAYGPTPTTFTRDNLELAFGGVLRHFVLGGESLHDDADPRQLAVISDDERPLVMYGAKGQMVPQPAKPETEPEPDDK from the coding sequence ATGAACCTTCAGGTAAAGGCGCGCGCCACGCCGCCGCCGCCGGCATCAACGGACGAGGGCAGCGGCATCCGTGTCCGCGGCGCGACGGTGGCCTATCGCACCGGTCACCGGGCGCTCCGCGACGCCTCCTTCGAGATCCCGACCGGCACGATCACCGGGCTCGTCGGCGTCAACGGCAGCGGCAAGTCGACCCTGTTCAAGGCGATCATGGGTTTCGTCCGGCTGGCGCAGGGCGAAATCTCGATCCTCGGCCTTTCCGTCTCGGCGGCGCTGAAGAGAAATCTCGTCGCCTATGTGCCGCAGGCCGAGGAGGTCGACTGGAGCTTCCCGGTTCTCGTCGAGGACGTGGTGATGATGGGCCGTTACGGCCACATGAACATGCTTCGGATCCCGAAGAAGGCGGATCATGACGCGGTCGAGGCCGCACTTGCGCGTGTCGGCATGAGCGATTTCCGCAAACGCCAGATCGGCGAGCTTTCCGGCGGCCAGAAGAAGCGCGTTTTCCTCGCCCGGGCATTGGCGCAGGACGGCCGCGTCATCCTGCTCGACGAGCCCTTTACCGGCGTCGACGTCAAGACCGAGGATGCGATCATCCGCCTGTTGATCGGCCTGCGCGACGAGGGGCGGGTGATGCTCGTCTCCACCCACAATCTCGGCAGCGTGCCGGAATTCTGCGACCGCACCGTGCTCCTGAAGAACACTGTGCTTGCCTACGGACCGACGCCGACCACGTTCACCCGCGACAATCTCGAACTCGCCTTCGGCGGCGTGCTGCGTCATTTCGTGCTCGGCGGCGAGAGCCTGCACGACGATGCCGATCCCCGCCAGCTTGCCGTCATCAGCGACGACGAGCGGCCGCTCGTCATGTACGGCGCGAAGGGGCAAATGGTGCCGCAGCCGGCAAAGCCCGAAACCGAGCCCGAACCGGACGACAAATGA
- a CDS encoding metal ABC transporter substrate-binding protein codes for MIDCTRRMILAAAAAAAAFSFIPGAALAQEKFKAVTTFTVIADMARNVAGDAAIVESITKPGAEIHNYQPTPRDILKAHDAKLILWNGLNLELWFEKFFQNFDDIPGVVVSEGVEPMGIAEGPYSGKPNPHAWMSPSAALIYVDNIRDAFVKFDPQNAETYKANAEAYKQKIEAAIAPIRAELEKIPAEKRWLVSSEGAFSYLIRDFGMKELYLWPINADQQGTPQQVRKVIDAVRANNIPVIFSESTISPDPAEQVARETGAKYGGVLYVDSLSEADGPVPTYIDLLRVTSETIAKGLSQ; via the coding sequence ATGATCGATTGCACGAGGCGCATGATATTGGCGGCAGCAGCGGCGGCGGCCGCCTTTTCCTTCATTCCCGGCGCAGCGCTGGCCCAGGAAAAATTCAAGGCGGTCACCACGTTTACGGTCATTGCCGACATGGCGCGGAATGTCGCGGGCGACGCGGCAATCGTCGAATCGATCACCAAGCCCGGCGCGGAGATCCACAATTACCAGCCGACGCCACGCGACATCCTGAAAGCGCACGATGCCAAACTCATCCTCTGGAACGGGCTGAACCTGGAGCTCTGGTTCGAAAAATTCTTCCAGAACTTCGACGACATTCCGGGCGTCGTCGTCTCCGAAGGGGTCGAGCCGATGGGGATCGCGGAAGGACCCTATAGCGGCAAGCCGAACCCGCATGCCTGGATGTCGCCCTCGGCAGCGCTGATCTATGTCGACAACATCCGCGACGCCTTCGTGAAATTCGACCCTCAGAACGCCGAAACCTACAAGGCGAATGCCGAGGCCTATAAGCAGAAGATCGAGGCGGCCATCGCGCCGATCCGGGCCGAACTCGAGAAGATCCCGGCGGAAAAGCGCTGGCTCGTCTCGAGCGAGGGCGCCTTCAGCTACCTGATCCGCGACTTCGGCATGAAGGAACTCTATCTCTGGCCGATCAATGCCGATCAGCAGGGCACGCCGCAGCAGGTGCGCAAGGTGATCGACGCGGTGCGTGCCAACAACATTCCAGTGATCTTTTCAGAGAGCACGATCTCGCCGGATCCGGCCGAACAGGTGGCGCGGGAAACCGGTGCGAAGTATGGTGGCGTGCTTTATGTCGACTCCTTGAGCGAGGCAGACGGTCCGGTGCCGACCTATATCGACCTGCTTCGTGTTACCTCCGAAACGATCGCGAAAGGTCTTTCGCAATGA
- a CDS encoding Fur family transcriptional regulator codes for MRQSKNRIKELEGILRDGGVRVTRQRAAILKILAEAEDHPDASELHRRAKEIDATVSLSTVYRTLSALEQQGVVQRHAFENATARFETADAPHHDHLIDIDTGAVIEFRSDKIEQLQAEIAAELGYDLVRHRLELYCRKRKD; via the coding sequence ATGAGACAAAGCAAGAATCGGATCAAGGAACTGGAAGGAATCCTGCGGGATGGCGGCGTGCGCGTTACCCGCCAACGTGCTGCAATCCTTAAGATTCTGGCCGAGGCCGAGGATCATCCCGATGCCAGCGAATTGCACCGGCGCGCGAAGGAAATCGATGCGACGGTGTCGCTTTCGACCGTTTACCGGACGCTGTCGGCGCTGGAGCAGCAGGGGGTCGTACAGCGGCATGCCTTCGAGAACGCGACCGCTCGATTCGAGACGGCGGACGCCCCGCATCACGACCATCTGATCGACATCGATACGGGTGCTGTGATCGAGTTCCGCTCGGACAAGATCGAACAATTGCAGGCGGAGATCGCCGCCGAGCTCGGTTACGACCTGGTGCGCCACCGGCTGGAGCTTTATTGCCGGAAGCGCAAGGACTGA